One window of the Ammospiza caudacuta isolate bAmmCau1 chromosome 9, bAmmCau1.pri, whole genome shotgun sequence genome contains the following:
- the LOC131561622 gene encoding pancreatic lipase-related protein 2-like has product MHAVWITTLFLLNAARGREVCYQRLGCFSDSPPWAGIPGRQLAGLPSSPDAVNTNFLLYTRDNMVKYQKISATNPSTIKASNFQAHRKTRFIIHGHLAGADLPWITSICRFMFHSEDVNCILTDWRGGSSGLYTDAVNNVRIVGAELEYLVNFLEKEYGYSPANIHFIGHSLGAHVAGEAGRRKPGIGRITGLDPAGPLFQYTPTMVRLDPSDAKFVDIIHTHAGHLFFDFGILQTCGHLDFYPNGGKKMPGCKQLRVPPATRDINDLMRAYRSFGCGHKRSLRYYAESIITPNGFVGYQCDTYQEFVLGECFPCPKEGCPLMGHYADKFLHKTEKEEQKVYLNTGPSPPYARWRKEIHVKVCATETMKGNIDVALTGTNGSRKKYTIDKGTFKPGNTYLNYIDTEISGNISKVEFLWKKQLGHADRGCMGAEEVRIISGENGNMSVFCGCGTVQPSMWQALALC; this is encoded by the exons ATGCATGCAGTATGGATCACtactctttttcttctcaatGCAGCCAGAG GAAGGGAAGTTTGCTACCAAAGGCTTGGATGCTTTTCAGACAGCCCCCCATGGGCTGGGATCCCAGGGAGACAACTGGCAGGCTTGCCCAGCTCTCCAGATGCTGTGAACACAAATTTCCTTCTCTACACCAGAGATAACATGGTGAAATACCAA AAAATTTCAGCTACAAATCCTTCAACTATAAAAGCTTCGAATTTCCAAGCGCACAGGAAAACTCGTTTCATTATCCACGGCCACCTTGCTGGAGCAGATCTCCCCTGGATAACAAGCATCTGCAGG TTCATGTTTCACTCTGAGGATGTGAACTGCATTCTGACAGACTGGAGGGGCGGCTCCAGTGGTCTGTACACGGACGCCGTCAACAACGTGCGCATTGTGGGGGCCGAGCTGGAGTACCTGGTGAACTTCCTCGAG AAGGAGTATGGCTACTCTCCTGCCAACATCCATTTCATCGGCCACAGCCTTGGAGCACACGTTGCaggggaggcaggcaggaggaagcCTGGCATTGGAAGAATAACAG GTTTGGATCCAGCTGGGCCCCTTTTCCAGTACACCCCCACAATGGTTAGGCTGGATCCTTCAGATGCAAAATTTGTTGATATAATTCACACTCATGCTGGTCATCTTTTCTTTGACTTTG GGATTCTTCAGACTTGTGGCCACCTGGATTTTTACCCAAATGGTGGGAAGAAGATGCCAGGATGCAAGCAGCTTCGTGTGCCTCCTGCAACTCGGGATATCAATGACCTGATGAGAG cataCAGATCTTTTGGATGTGGACACAAAAGAAGTCTCAGGTATTATGCTGAGAGCATCATCACTCCAAATGGATTTGTTGGGTACCAGTGTGACACATACCAAGAGTTTGTGTTG gGAGAGTGCTTTCCATGTCCAAAAGAAGGATGCCCACTGATGGGTCATTATGCTGATAAGTTTTTACATAAAACCgaaaaagaagagcaaaagGTTTATTTAAACACCGGGCCCTCCCCTCCATATGCTC GCTGGCGAAAAGAGATACACGTCAAAGTATGTGCAACAGAAACCATGAAGGGAAATATAGATGTAGCCTTGACTGGAACTAATGgctccagaaaaaaatataccATTGACAA GGGAACTTTCAAACCAGGCAACACATACTTGAACTACATTGATACAGAAATTTCTGGGAACATTTCAAAAGTTGAGTTCCTCTGGAAAAAGCAACTGGGTCATGCAGACAGAGGCTGCATGGGAGCTGAAGAAGTCAGAATAATATCTGGGGAAAACGGGAATAT GTCAGTGTTCTGTGGGTGTGGGACTGTGCAGCCCAGCATGTGGCAAGCCCTGGCTCTTTGCTGA